The nucleotide sequence GTCGCACGCCTGACAATCGATGAAAAAGAAACCTCGAAAACATACCCCCACGGCAGCCCCCGGAAAAGCCAAATTCACGCCGGATTCAGGTTAAGGCTCCGCTACAAGGGGAGGGCGAAGAAGGGATGGGGAGGGTGCAGCGGGTGGAGGGAAAGGGGAAGGTATTTGGATCGAGGGGTGGCCTCGGAAAAGTGTTTACGCAACGCTCGATGGTTCTGGAGTTTCGAGGTCAACATCGATAGACTCGGCCGATGAGCAATCCCCATTCGCACCTCCTCCTTGGCGCGCATGAATCGATCGCCGACGGATTTCATTCGGCCTGCGTGAGGGGGGAGGAGGATTCCTGCGAGGTCATCCAAATCTTCACCCGCAGCTCGCGCCAGTGGTCGGCGCCCAAGCTGAACCCCGAAGACGTGTCCGAATGGGAGAATGCCGTGGCGCGATCCACCGCCCGGCCGTTCCTTGTTCACGATTCCTACCTCATCAACCTCGGCTCGCCGAAGAAACGCATCCACGCCGCTTCGATGCGCGCGTTCAAGGACGAACTGGTTCGGGCCGAAGCCCTCTCGATCCCCAATCTGGTCATGCATCCCGGCGCGCACATGGGGGAGGGGGAAGAAGTCGCGCTGGAGCGCATCGCGGAGAGCATCACGAAAGCCATCCAGGAAACGTCAGGCCACCGCGTTCGCATTCTTCTCGAAAACACGGCAGGCCAGGGCAGCACGGTGGGATATCGATTCGAACACCTGCGGCGGATCCTAGACCTTGTGAATAATGAAGACCGTATGGGGGTGTGTCTCGATACATGCCATCTGTTCACATCGGGTTACGACATCCGCACGAGCGAGGGGTATCACCGCGTGTTCCAGGAGTTCGAGCGAATCGTCGGCCTAAAGTGGCTCAAGGCCTTCCACTTGAACGATTCGAAGAAGCCACTCGATTCCCGCGTGGATCGTCACGAGCACATCGGGCTCGGTCATATCGGTCTCGATCCATTCCGATGGCTGATGAACGACGAGCGGTTCGCCCACTTGGGCGGAGTATTGGAAACTCCAGTCCGCGAAAACCGCCGAACGTTCAAGGAGGATCTGGAGGTGCTTCGAGGCCTCAGGATCAACCCCAAATCGGCTTGACTTTGCGGCATCGCACGAGTAGCGTAGCCAGAATGCGTACTTCTATGAAAACCTGTGGGAATCCCCGCGAGATCTCATTTCGACTCGGCGCCCTCGCCGCGTTGCCGCTCCTCATCGCGTCCTGCGGAGGCGGAGGAGGGGGCGGGGCGAAAACGGTCATCACCCAAAAGTGCCAACCAGACATTGAATGCACTCTCAAATACGAGCCCGAGATCAACGGCGCAAAGAAGCTGCTATTTGAGCTCTCTATCCCCGCAGGCGCACTGGAAGAGGCAGTGGAGATTTCGATCGAGAAATCGGACGAGGAAGACCCGGGGCTGTCTGCGGAAGCGACCTACAAGGTACTTCCGGAGTCGCTCAAGTTCGTCGCCGGCAAGAAGGCAGGTCTCATCCTGGGGTACGGAGAGGAACTTGACAAGCTCACGGAGGAACAGAAGCTCGAGCTGGCTCTCAGCGAAGAAGGGCTTCGGATTGGAAAAAGGAATCTTGAGGGAGGGTTCGACCTCGTGAAGGATTCCGGTCCTCCCCGCCTGGATGTGGATCAGATCACGGGCGAAGTGACCGGCCCCGGTGAATACGCCGTGGTGTACAACCCCCTCATTTTTTCCGTCTCTCCGGAAGTAGGGCGTCCGACCACCGTCGATCCAGCGGGCACGAAAACTGACGGTACGACCATCACGGTATCGGGGCTGAACTTCAAGGCTGATGAGGGCACTCTGGTTGTCATGTTCAACAAGATTCCGGTCACGGAGGACATCAAATATGCCGACGGCAAGGGCGACTCGGAATTCACCCTCATTCTGCCTGAGCTCTCCGCAGGAAAGAAGGAAGAGGACCTCAAAGGCGCGCTGACCATTACCGTGACGAACAGCAGCGGCAAGAAACGGACAAGCAACGCTGTGATGTGGGGCTTCGGGACCGGATTCGACGCGGCGGTGTATGATTTGTCCATCTCGAAGGGCAAGCTGGCCCAGCCGGGATCGGAGTGCACGGAGGCCGAGTGTTTTACTCAGCCGTGGGGAATCGCCGTGGATCAATTTGATTGCATCTACGTCGCGGATTCCGCCAACCATCGCATCAAGAAATTTACGTCCTCGATCACGCCCGTGAGCAAAGATACGGCGTGCGTGGCATTCGATCCCACCGGAAGTGCCCCCACCTTCATGATTGGGAAGAAGGGCGATCCCGCGGTGGACGACAAAGGCGCAAGCACCGAGATCGGAAAGGAACCCCTCTTTAACACGCCGTTGGGTCTGGCGGTGGATGTGAAGGGAAATATTTACGTGGCGGACAGTTTGAACCACCGGGTCGTCATGTTGGACAAACTCGGAAAGGTGGTCGCCCTCTTCGGCAAGTATGGAACCGGGACCGACAAGACGACTGAGAAGGCAACCGAGGACGAGCTCAACCAGCCCTCCGGCATCGCCGTGGACCCGGATGGGAACCTATACGTTGTGGATACCCTCAACAACCGGATCGTCTATTTCAAGATAACCACCGCGACGACCAAGAACGATAAGGACATCGAAACGACAACCACCACGGCGAAACAGGACACCGCCCGCAAGCTCGGACCCACTCTCGGCGATGCTGTGGGGAAGGCGACGGCCATCAACTTCCTGGGGGAACCTTCGGCCGTAGCCTACGACTCCGCCAGCACGCCGCATCGAATTTTCTTTGCGGATCCCGGCAACTACCGGGTGGTCTACTTCAAGCGGAATGCGGACAAGAAGATCGATGAACTCGACAAGGCGGTCGGGCAGCCGGCCCGGACGAACGAAGGAAAGGATGATCTGTTCCTGAAGCCTGTCGGGGTGACGGTGGACATCCGCAGTTCAATCTACGTGGTGGACAAGCTCGCGGCCCGCGTTCAGAAGTTCGATCGCAGCGTCAGGGCTCTTCCAAGCTCGGTGGGGAATTCGAAGGACAGGACCCAGCTCTCCGAACCCACAACGATGGTCGTGGATTCCAAGGCCAGCTTATATGTCCTCGACCGTGCGCTGAGCAAGGTCCAGAAGTTCTCGCCCCGTTAGAGGTTTCCTCGAGTGGTTTCGCGGAGCCTGAAGGCTCCGCTACGGAATCATCGTTTCTCCCTTGTAGCCGGCCTTTTGGGGTCCTCGTCGAACCGCCCCTGAATGAGCTACAGTCTCGTCAACTCCACCAGGACAACGGTGATGTTGTCCATCCCACCCGCGATCTTCGCGCGCTCGATCAGGTCATCGGCCATCGTGTCGAGGTTGTCCCCGCTCAGCGCCTCCAGGATTTCGTCCGCACGGATCATATTCGTCAGGCCGTCCGAGCAAAGCAGGTAGCGG is from Nitrospirota bacterium and encodes:
- a CDS encoding deoxyribonuclease IV, whose protein sequence is MSNPHSHLLLGAHESIADGFHSACVRGEEDSCEVIQIFTRSSRQWSAPKLNPEDVSEWENAVARSTARPFLVHDSYLINLGSPKKRIHAASMRAFKDELVRAEALSIPNLVMHPGAHMGEGEEVALERIAESITKAIQETSGHRVRILLENTAGQGSTVGYRFEHLRRILDLVNNEDRMGVCLDTCHLFTSGYDIRTSEGYHRVFQEFERIVGLKWLKAFHLNDSKKPLDSRVDRHEHIGLGHIGLDPFRWLMNDERFAHLGGVLETPVRENRRTFKEDLEVLRGLRINPKSA